Proteins from a genomic interval of Kitasatospora kifunensis:
- a CDS encoding FAD-binding dehydrogenase: MALDADVIVIGAGLAGLAATAELADAGRTVILLDQEPAASLGGQAHWSFGGLFLVDSPEQRRMRIRDSYELAWQDWLGTAGFDRPEDNWPRQWAKAYLDFAAGEKRAWLHAQGVRFFPVVGWAERGGLLASGPGNSVPRFHITWGTGPGLVEPFARRVRAAVAKGLVRTLFRHRVTELAATAGVTDTVRGEVLVPSGVARGVASSRAVAGAFELRAQAVLIASGGIGGNHELVRKAWPARLGTPPARMLSGVPAHVDGLMQQVAGAAGGHLINGDRMWHYTEGIENWNPIWAKHGIRILPGPSSLWLDARGNRLPVPLFPGFDTLGTLEHIRGTGYDHTWFVLTQKIIEKEFALSGSEQNPDLTGRSLRKVLGRALPGAPGPVEAFKEYGADFVVAERLGDLVRAMNRLVDSSGAGEELIEEAALRREIEARDREITNPFGKDLQVSAIHGARRYLGDKLVRTAAPHRLLDPKAGPLIAVRLHVLTRKSLGGLETDLSARVLRADGSVLDGVYAAGEVAGFGGGGLHGYRSLEGTFLGGCLFSGRTAGRAAAAATA; encoded by the coding sequence ATGGCACTGGACGCCGACGTCATCGTGATCGGAGCCGGCCTGGCGGGCCTGGCCGCCACCGCCGAACTCGCCGACGCGGGACGCACGGTGATCCTGCTCGACCAGGAGCCGGCCGCCTCGCTCGGTGGGCAGGCGCACTGGTCCTTCGGCGGCCTGTTCCTGGTCGACTCGCCCGAGCAGCGCCGGATGCGGATCCGTGACTCCTACGAACTGGCCTGGCAGGACTGGCTCGGCACGGCCGGCTTCGACCGGCCCGAGGACAACTGGCCGCGTCAGTGGGCCAAGGCCTACCTGGACTTCGCCGCCGGCGAGAAGCGCGCCTGGCTGCACGCGCAGGGGGTGCGGTTCTTCCCCGTGGTCGGCTGGGCCGAGCGTGGCGGGCTGCTGGCCAGCGGCCCGGGCAACTCGGTGCCGCGCTTCCACATCACCTGGGGGACAGGCCCCGGGCTGGTCGAGCCGTTCGCCCGCCGGGTGCGGGCGGCGGTGGCCAAGGGGCTGGTGCGCACGCTCTTCCGGCACCGGGTCACCGAGCTGGCGGCCACCGCCGGTGTCACCGACACGGTGCGCGGCGAGGTGCTGGTGCCCAGCGGTGTGGCACGCGGGGTGGCCAGTTCACGCGCGGTGGCCGGGGCGTTCGAACTGCGCGCGCAGGCGGTGCTGATCGCCTCCGGCGGCATCGGCGGCAACCACGAACTGGTCCGCAAGGCCTGGCCGGCCCGGCTCGGCACGCCGCCCGCGCGGATGCTCAGCGGTGTGCCGGCGCACGTCGACGGGCTGATGCAGCAGGTGGCCGGTGCGGCCGGCGGGCACCTGATCAACGGCGACCGGATGTGGCACTACACCGAGGGCATCGAGAACTGGAACCCGATCTGGGCCAAGCACGGCATACGGATCCTGCCCGGGCCCTCCTCGCTCTGGCTGGACGCCCGCGGCAACCGGCTGCCGGTGCCGCTCTTCCCCGGCTTCGACACGCTCGGCACCCTGGAGCACATCAGGGGCACCGGGTACGACCACACCTGGTTCGTGCTCACTCAGAAGATCATCGAGAAGGAGTTCGCACTCTCCGGCTCAGAGCAGAACCCGGACCTGACCGGCCGTAGCCTGCGCAAGGTGCTCGGCCGCGCGCTGCCGGGCGCGCCCGGTCCGGTGGAGGCGTTCAAGGAGTACGGGGCGGACTTCGTGGTCGCCGAGCGGCTCGGCGACCTGGTGCGTGCGATGAACAGGCTGGTCGACTCCTCGGGGGCGGGCGAGGAGCTGATCGAGGAGGCCGCGCTGCGCCGGGAGATCGAGGCGCGCGACCGCGAGATCACCAACCCGTTCGGCAAGGACCTCCAGGTGAGCGCGATCCACGGCGCCCGCCGCTACCTCGGCGACAAGCTGGTGCGCACCGCCGCCCCGCACCGGCTGCTCGACCCCAAGGCGGGCCCGCTGATCGCGGTGCGGCTGCACGTCCTGACCCGCAAGTCGCTCGGCGGCCTGGAGACCGACCTGTCCGCCCGGGTGCTGCGGGCCGACGGCTCGGTGCTTGACGGCGTCTACGCGGCCGGCGAGGTGGCCGGCTTCGGCGGTGGCGGGCTGCACGGCTACCGCTCGCTGGAGGGGACCTTCCTCGGCGGCTGCCTGTTCAGCGGCCGCACGGCGGGGCGGGCGGCGGCAGCGGCGACGGCGTGA
- a CDS encoding CocE/NonD family hydrolase, whose protein sequence is MRHPDAYPYRITREDLRIPVADGLELYARSWRPVTDEPVPALLEYLPCRLTDWTAPRDAERHPWYAGHGYASVRVDIRGHGNSDGLPGEEYDARELADGLAVIEWLAARPWCNGRVGMFGIGWGGTSALQLAALAPEPLRAVVAVCATDDRYDNDARYLGGSVLGEDLHAWSAALLALAARPPDPKYVGDAWRRRWLARLASLEPYSHPWLAHQSRDPYWRRGSVGEDYGAIKAAVLAVGGWADPHRDTVLRLVEHLTAPVRGLIGPWSHQYPDRGLPPGPAIGFLQETLRWWDQWLRDQDTGIMAEPKLRSWMNESVPPATCYTERPGRWIGEDQWPSDDVREIHYGLADTLRTAGTPEGERFVPVRSPQHTGIDAGRYRPFGNAADLPPDQRAEDGRSVCFDTAPLAERLEILGRPSVRLRLRCPGTRGQVAARLCDVAPDGAATLVTHGVLNLTARHGRERVVPWEPGSVEEVVVELSGIAHAFPPGHRIRLALSSAYWPRVWPQPEAAGFEVDPGPSTLMLPVRHLAADVGRAPITFAEPEQATALQVHRTSEPEPRPERLVVLDVAAGEWRLEVDPNYGGSRSYPDGLVCTEQALQTYRIREDDPLSAATRAAWTIRLERPDDGWDVTVQTRSEIGCDAEAFTARSHLTAWEGGSVIFERDWEHRIPRTAG, encoded by the coding sequence ATGCGACACCCCGACGCGTACCCGTACCGGATCACCCGCGAGGACCTGCGGATCCCGGTCGCCGACGGCCTCGAGCTGTACGCGCGAAGCTGGCGCCCGGTCACCGACGAGCCGGTGCCCGCGCTGCTGGAGTACCTGCCCTGCCGGCTGACCGACTGGACCGCCCCGCGCGACGCCGAGCGCCACCCCTGGTACGCCGGTCACGGCTACGCCAGCGTCCGGGTGGACATCCGCGGGCACGGCAACTCCGATGGCCTGCCCGGCGAGGAGTACGACGCCCGGGAGCTGGCCGACGGCCTCGCGGTGATCGAGTGGCTGGCCGCGCGGCCCTGGTGCAACGGCCGGGTCGGCATGTTCGGGATCGGCTGGGGCGGCACCAGCGCACTGCAACTGGCCGCGCTGGCCCCCGAACCGCTGCGCGCCGTGGTCGCCGTCTGCGCCACCGACGACCGCTACGACAACGACGCGCGCTACCTCGGCGGTTCGGTGCTCGGCGAGGACCTGCACGCCTGGTCGGCCGCACTGCTCGCGCTCGCCGCCCGCCCGCCGGACCCCAAGTACGTCGGCGACGCCTGGCGGCGGCGCTGGCTGGCCCGGCTGGCCTCGCTGGAGCCGTACAGCCACCCGTGGCTGGCCCACCAGAGTCGCGACCCCTACTGGCGCCGTGGCAGCGTCGGCGAGGACTACGGCGCGATCAAGGCCGCCGTGCTGGCGGTGGGCGGGTGGGCCGACCCGCACCGGGACACCGTGCTGCGCCTGGTCGAGCACCTGACGGCGCCGGTGCGCGGGCTGATCGGCCCCTGGTCGCACCAGTACCCCGACCGCGGCCTGCCGCCGGGCCCGGCGATCGGCTTCCTCCAGGAGACGCTGCGCTGGTGGGACCAGTGGCTCAGGGACCAGGACACCGGGATCATGGCCGAGCCCAAGCTGCGCAGCTGGATGAACGAGTCGGTGCCACCCGCCACTTGCTACACCGAGCGGCCCGGGCGCTGGATCGGCGAGGACCAGTGGCCCTCCGACGACGTGCGGGAGATCCACTACGGCCTGGCCGACACACTGCGCACCGCGGGCACCCCCGAGGGCGAGCGCTTCGTGCCGGTCCGCTCACCGCAGCACACCGGGATCGACGCCGGGCGCTACCGTCCCTTCGGCAACGCCGCCGACCTGCCGCCCGACCAGCGCGCCGAGGACGGCCGCTCGGTCTGCTTCGACACCGCGCCGCTGGCCGAACGGCTGGAGATCCTGGGCCGCCCGTCGGTGCGACTGCGGCTGCGCTGCCCGGGGACCCGCGGGCAGGTGGCGGCCCGGCTCTGCGACGTGGCCCCGGACGGCGCCGCCACCCTGGTCACCCACGGGGTGCTCAACCTCACCGCCCGGCACGGGCGCGAGCGGGTGGTGCCCTGGGAGCCGGGCTCGGTCGAGGAGGTGGTGGTCGAACTGTCCGGCATCGCGCACGCCTTCCCGCCCGGACACCGGATCCGCCTCGCGCTCTCCTCCGCGTACTGGCCGCGGGTCTGGCCGCAGCCCGAGGCGGCCGGCTTCGAGGTCGACCCGGGGCCGAGCACCCTGATGCTGCCGGTGCGCCACCTGGCCGCCGACGTGGGCCGGGCACCGATCACCTTCGCCGAGCCGGAGCAGGCCACCGCGCTCCAGGTGCACCGCACCAGCGAGCCGGAGCCGCGGCCCGAGCGGCTGGTGGTGCTGGACGTGGCGGCCGGTGAGTGGCGCCTGGAGGTCGATCCGAACTACGGCGGCTCGCGCAGCTACCCCGACGGCCTGGTCTGCACCGAGCAGGCGCTGCAGACCTACCGGATCCGCGAGGACGACCCGCTCAGCGCGGCCACCCGGGCCGCCTGGACGATCCGCCTGGAGCGGCCCGACGACGGCTGGGACGTCACCGTGCAGACCCGCTCGGAGATCGGCTGCGACGCCGAGGCGTTCACGGCGCGCAGCCACCTGACCGCCTGGGAGGGCGGTTCGGTGATCTTCGAGCGGGACTGGGAGCACCGGATCCCGCGCACGGCGGGATGA
- a CDS encoding alpha/beta hydrolase, with translation MLALTGLPLQIIASLLAVAAFAATMWLWPKLGGKGVKAVLGRFAAFLGTQLMVLVAMALVANSYFGFYTTWTDLLGTAGGPGTVVDHKPSNGLSVTGEQKFYSSQGSAEDRSGVIQNVVLTGARSGLTNQAYVYLPPQYFQSAYADKQFPMALVLSGYPGSAEKLISLMQYPASTLKAINAKEMPPTVLVMMRPSPIANRDTECMDVPNGPQVETFFTEDLPKALATGYRIAPQASAHAAMGDSTGGYCALKFALRKPDAYGAAISLSSDYSVSNDPTTGDLFGGSAQLKQENDLLWRLKNAPAVPVALLLATSPNEDNYQATQQMVAAFKAPTKLSTITLDSGGHNFHTWGREIPPALTWLGKQWSQLPTAATGSQAIA, from the coding sequence ATGCTCGCGCTGACCGGACTCCCCCTGCAGATCATCGCCTCGCTGCTGGCCGTGGCAGCCTTCGCCGCCACCATGTGGCTCTGGCCCAAGCTCGGCGGCAAGGGCGTCAAGGCCGTGCTCGGGCGTTTCGCCGCCTTCCTCGGCACCCAGCTGATGGTGCTGGTGGCGATGGCGCTGGTGGCCAACTCCTACTTCGGCTTCTACACCACCTGGACCGACCTGCTCGGCACCGCCGGCGGTCCCGGCACGGTGGTGGACCACAAGCCGAGCAACGGACTCTCGGTGACCGGCGAGCAGAAGTTCTACTCCTCGCAGGGCTCGGCCGAGGACCGCTCCGGGGTGATCCAGAACGTCGTGCTGACCGGCGCCCGCTCGGGGCTGACCAACCAGGCCTACGTCTACCTGCCGCCGCAGTACTTCCAGTCGGCCTACGCCGACAAGCAGTTCCCGATGGCGCTGGTGCTCTCCGGCTACCCCGGTTCGGCCGAGAAGCTGATCTCGCTGATGCAGTACCCGGCCAGCACGCTGAAGGCGATCAACGCCAAGGAGATGCCGCCGACCGTGCTGGTGATGATGCGCCCCTCCCCGATCGCCAACCGGGACACCGAATGCATGGACGTCCCGAACGGCCCGCAGGTGGAGACCTTCTTCACCGAGGACCTGCCCAAGGCGCTGGCCACCGGCTACCGGATCGCCCCGCAGGCCAGCGCGCACGCCGCGATGGGCGACTCCACCGGCGGCTACTGCGCGCTGAAGTTCGCGCTGCGCAAGCCGGACGCCTACGGCGCGGCGATCTCGCTCTCCTCCGACTACAGCGTCAGCAACGACCCGACCACCGGTGACCTGTTCGGCGGCAGCGCGCAGCTCAAGCAGGAGAACGACCTGCTCTGGCGGCTGAAGAACGCCCCGGCGGTGCCGGTCGCGCTGCTGCTGGCCACCAGCCCGAACGAGGACAACTACCAGGCCACCCAGCAGATGGTGGCCGCCTTCAAGGCGCCGACCAAGCTCTCCACCATCACGCTGGACAGCGGCGGCCACAACTTCCACACCTGGGGCCGCGAGATCCCGCCGGCGCTGACCTGGCTCGGCAAGCAGTGGTCGCAGCTGCCGACCGCCGCCACCGGTAGCCAGGCCATCGCCTGA
- a CDS encoding alpha/beta hydrolase, protein MNTTLAHLSRRILPAVLGITVIAGCGGSGGAPAAKGTPSSALPAPSAPATSSSPSPSPSPTPTVTPSGDADPALKPFYGQQIAWSSCPADPAKKDVDMSDFQCGTAHVPLDYGNPGGDTVDLALMRKQAVHQDQRLGSLFLNPGGPGGSGLDLLTNAATSSFGNLNNRYDLIGFDPRGVGKSTAVHCLDDSARDQLDAQDHAGPTSVKDFGAACEAKSGKLLPFVGTVNAARDLDVLRGAVGDQKLNYLGFSYGTYLGTFYANQFPDRTGRLVLDGAMDPSVSPLDGDVAQMVGFEGVYERFAADCVNQSQCPLGSDAGAAAKKAADFLDGLQAHPLTSPTSGRKLTQALGWTGAMDMLYGDAKSWEYLRIGLTQAMQKHQPDLLLAFADDYNGRDQQGHFSNQADANQAINCADDGSTPPTDDQLQQALQQLHAKAPYLTNHMTLDDVRAAMDCADWPVHGSTPPQVLKATGSAPILVVGSTGDDATPYAWAQHLAGSLANATLLTRDGDGHTGYDKSSCIKTAVDAFLIDGTMPAAGTHCPTTAASSGS, encoded by the coding sequence GTGAACACCACTCTGGCGCACCTGTCGCGCCGCATCCTGCCTGCCGTGCTGGGGATCACCGTGATAGCCGGCTGCGGTGGGTCCGGGGGCGCCCCGGCCGCGAAGGGGACGCCGTCGTCGGCGCTCCCGGCCCCGTCGGCCCCCGCCACCTCGTCGTCGCCGTCGCCGTCGCCCAGCCCCACACCCACGGTCACGCCGAGCGGTGACGCCGACCCGGCGCTCAAGCCGTTCTACGGGCAGCAGATCGCCTGGAGCAGCTGTCCGGCCGACCCGGCGAAGAAGGACGTCGACATGTCGGACTTCCAGTGCGGCACCGCGCACGTCCCGCTGGACTACGGCAACCCGGGCGGCGACACCGTCGACCTGGCGCTGATGCGCAAGCAGGCGGTGCACCAGGACCAGCGGCTCGGCTCGCTCTTCCTCAACCCGGGCGGGCCCGGTGGCTCCGGGCTCGACCTGCTGACCAACGCGGCCACCAGCTCCTTCGGCAACCTGAACAACCGCTACGACCTGATCGGCTTCGACCCGCGCGGCGTCGGCAAGTCCACCGCCGTGCACTGCCTGGACGACTCCGCGCGCGATCAGCTCGACGCCCAGGACCACGCCGGGCCGACCAGCGTCAAGGACTTCGGGGCCGCCTGCGAGGCCAAGTCCGGCAAGCTGCTGCCGTTCGTCGGGACGGTCAACGCGGCCCGCGACCTGGACGTGCTGCGCGGGGCGGTGGGCGACCAGAAGCTCAACTACCTGGGCTTCTCCTACGGCACCTACCTCGGTACCTTCTACGCCAACCAGTTCCCCGACCGCACCGGGCGCCTGGTGCTGGACGGCGCGATGGACCCGAGCGTCAGCCCCCTGGACGGTGACGTCGCCCAGATGGTCGGCTTCGAGGGCGTCTACGAGCGCTTCGCCGCCGACTGCGTGAACCAGTCACAGTGCCCGCTCGGCAGCGACGCCGGCGCCGCCGCCAAGAAGGCCGCGGACTTCCTGGACGGCCTTCAGGCGCACCCGCTGACCTCCCCCACCAGCGGCCGCAAGCTCACCCAGGCGCTGGGCTGGACCGGGGCCATGGACATGCTCTACGGCGACGCCAAATCCTGGGAGTACCTGCGGATCGGGCTGACCCAGGCCATGCAGAAGCACCAGCCGGATCTGCTGCTGGCGTTCGCCGACGACTACAACGGCCGCGACCAGCAGGGGCACTTCAGCAATCAGGCCGACGCCAACCAGGCGATCAACTGCGCGGACGACGGCTCCACGCCGCCCACCGACGACCAGCTCCAGCAGGCCCTTCAGCAGTTGCACGCCAAGGCGCCGTACCTGACCAACCACATGACGCTCGACGACGTTCGGGCGGCGATGGACTGCGCCGACTGGCCGGTGCACGGGTCCACGCCGCCGCAGGTGCTCAAGGCCACCGGCAGCGCCCCGATCCTGGTGGTCGGCTCCACCGGCGACGACGCCACCCCTTACGCCTGGGCCCAGCACCTGGCCGGCAGCCTGGCCAACGCCACACTGCTCACCCGCGACGGCGACGGGCACACCGGCTACGACAAGAGCAGCTGCATCAAGACGGCGGTGGACGCCTTCCTGATCGACGGCACCATGCCGGCGGCAGGTACCCACTGCCCGACCACGGCGGCGAGCAGCGGTAGTTGA
- the moaA gene encoding GTP 3',8-cyclase MoaA, producing the protein MHTAPAPLVDRFGRVHTDLRVSLTDRCNLRCTYCMPAEGLAWLPRAEVLTDEEIVRLVRVAVERLGIGSVRLTGGEPLLRRGLPGLVARLTALGVELSLTTNGIGLARMAGQLRAAGLHRVNVSLDTLRRDRYQEITRRDRIADVLAGLAAAREAGLAPVKINVVPVRGVNDDELLDLVEFAAGHDYRIRFIESMPLDAQGAWDRSAMITADELLAVLGTRWELVPVVRDRPAAGRGTPPAEEWRIAGTDTVVGVIASVTRPFCGTCDRVRLTADGQLRNCLFATEESDLRALLRGGAGDDEIEGAWRRTIARKGPGHEINSADFRRPERPMSAIGG; encoded by the coding sequence ATGCACACCGCACCTGCCCCGCTGGTCGACCGCTTCGGCCGGGTCCACACCGATCTGCGGGTCTCCCTGACCGATCGCTGCAACCTGCGCTGCACCTACTGCATGCCCGCCGAGGGCCTGGCCTGGCTGCCCAGGGCCGAGGTGTTGACGGACGAGGAGATCGTGCGCCTGGTGCGGGTGGCGGTCGAGCGGCTCGGGATCGGCTCGGTGCGGCTGACCGGCGGCGAGCCGCTGCTGCGGCGCGGCCTGCCCGGGCTGGTGGCGCGGCTGACCGCGCTGGGCGTCGAGCTGTCGCTGACCACCAACGGGATCGGGCTGGCCAGGATGGCCGGGCAGTTGCGGGCGGCCGGGCTGCACCGGGTCAACGTCAGCCTGGACACCCTGCGGCGCGACCGCTACCAGGAGATCACCCGGCGCGACCGGATCGCGGACGTCCTCGCGGGGCTGGCCGCCGCGCGGGAGGCCGGCCTTGCGCCGGTCAAGATCAACGTCGTCCCGGTGCGCGGGGTCAACGACGACGAGCTGCTCGACCTGGTCGAGTTCGCCGCCGGGCACGACTATCGGATCCGGTTCATCGAGTCGATGCCGCTGGACGCCCAGGGCGCCTGGGACCGGTCGGCGATGATCACCGCGGACGAGCTGCTGGCGGTGCTCGGCACCCGCTGGGAGCTGGTCCCGGTGGTGCGCGATCGGCCGGCCGCCGGGCGCGGCACCCCGCCCGCCGAGGAGTGGCGGATCGCCGGGACGGACACCGTGGTCGGCGTGATCGCCTCGGTCACCCGGCCGTTCTGCGGCACCTGCGACCGGGTCCGGCTGACCGCCGACGGCCAGCTGCGCAACTGCCTGTTCGCGACCGAGGAGTCCGACCTGCGCGCGCTACTGCGCGGCGGGGCCGGGGACGACGAGATCGAGGGGGCCTGGCGGCGCACCATCGCGCGCAAGGGGCCCGGGCACGAGATCAACTCCGCCGACTTCCGCAGGCCCGAGCGGCCGATGTCGGCGATCGGCGGCTGA
- a CDS encoding nucleotidyltransferase family protein, producing the protein MTPPWAAVDPLAAAEPAPVAALVLAAGGGRRLGGRPKALLPFHGRPLVEHAVRVVRQGGCEPVLVVLGAARAQALAEAELTGCTVVANPDWAQGMGTSLRAGLAALPPGCSGVLVSLVDTPGVSPAAVARLLAAHRSGAALAAAAYAGRRGHPVLIGAEHFAEAAAGAQGDAGARALLTSHQAELLLVECGDVAVPDDLDTPADLARWSVQ; encoded by the coding sequence ATGACTCCTCCCTGGGCCGCCGTCGATCCCCTGGCCGCTGCCGAGCCGGCGCCCGTCGCCGCGCTGGTGCTGGCCGCCGGCGGCGGGCGCCGGCTCGGCGGGCGTCCCAAGGCGCTGCTGCCCTTCCACGGCCGCCCGCTGGTCGAGCACGCCGTGCGGGTGGTGCGCCAGGGCGGCTGCGAGCCCGTCCTGGTGGTACTCGGCGCCGCCCGCGCGCAGGCGCTGGCCGAGGCCGAGCTGACCGGCTGCACCGTGGTGGCCAACCCCGACTGGGCCCAGGGCATGGGCACCTCACTGCGCGCGGGCCTGGCCGCCCTGCCGCCCGGCTGCTCGGGCGTGCTGGTCTCGCTGGTCGACACCCCCGGCGTCTCCCCGGCCGCCGTCGCCCGCCTGCTGGCCGCCCACCGCTCGGGTGCGGCCCTGGCCGCCGCCGCCTACGCCGGCCGACGCGGCCACCCGGTGCTGATCGGCGCCGAACACTTCGCCGAGGCCGCCGCCGGTGCCCAGGGCGACGCCGGCGCCCGCGCGCTGCTGACCAGCCATCAGGCCGAGTTGCTCCTGGTCGAGTGCGGCGACGTCGCCGTCCCGGACGATCTGGACACCCCCGCCGATCTGGCCCGCTGGTCGGTCCAATAA
- a CDS encoding (2Fe-2S)-binding protein, which produces MTECTDFSADRHPSPPFAGAYTAFAQVFPELRIHHHTEARAHDGWVTTRALLADPALRARLVAAEARHGQARYGTPPRADVAAGFWLHRYTWPLCLLFTLPWLLEQRVPLLPVEQLASRRPPSGWGPAELALLPSAAPLAFACLPGDPASALPGARVVADQAALHATLRATVAEQLSPLLAAFRPLLRRGTRTLWGLATDELVEGLWYAAGLLGEEARAVAALTALLPENPDAAIGPEDSDGRDSAPFTGAAAFRIAAPQHPGAAPAPTRTRVSCCLYYTVRPEDLCAGCPRGRT; this is translated from the coding sequence TTGACCGAGTGCACCGACTTCAGCGCCGACCGCCACCCGTCGCCCCCGTTCGCCGGTGCCTACACCGCCTTCGCCCAGGTCTTCCCCGAACTGCGGATCCACCACCACACCGAGGCCCGCGCGCACGACGGCTGGGTCACCACCCGTGCGCTGCTCGCCGACCCGGCGCTGCGCGCCCGGCTGGTCGCCGCCGAGGCCCGGCACGGCCAGGCCCGCTACGGCACGCCGCCGCGGGCGGACGTCGCCGCCGGCTTCTGGCTGCACCGCTACACCTGGCCACTCTGCCTGCTCTTCACGCTGCCCTGGCTGCTGGAACAGCGCGTGCCGCTGCTGCCCGTCGAGCAGTTGGCCAGCCGCCGCCCGCCCAGTGGTTGGGGCCCGGCCGAGCTGGCGCTGCTGCCGAGCGCCGCACCGCTCGCCTTCGCCTGCCTGCCCGGCGACCCGGCGTCGGCGCTGCCCGGCGCCCGGGTGGTGGCCGACCAGGCGGCACTGCACGCCACCCTGCGCGCCACCGTCGCCGAGCAGTTGAGCCCGCTGCTGGCCGCCTTCCGTCCGCTGCTGCGGCGCGGGACGCGCACGCTGTGGGGGCTGGCCACCGACGAGTTGGTGGAAGGGCTCTGGTACGCCGCGGGTCTGCTCGGCGAGGAGGCGCGGGCGGTTGCCGCGCTGACGGCGCTGCTGCCCGAGAACCCTGATGCGGCCATCGGCCCCGAGGACTCCGACGGTAGGGACAGCGCGCCGTTCACCGGCGCCGCCGCCTTCCGGATCGCCGCTCCGCAGCACCCGGGGGCCGCGCCGGCGCCCACCCGCACCAGGGTCAGCTGCTGCCTCTACTACACCGTGCGCCCCGAGGACCTCTGCGCCGGCTGCCCGCGCGGGCGCACCTGA
- a CDS encoding DUF2637 domain-containing protein: MKLSDIPLGWAVAAVAVLLPGAILVAVLRSRGAAAARGADSWERTEERRRRKESLYGAASYTLLFCCAAVAAALSFHGLVGFGTQNLGLSGGWEYLVPFGLDGAAMFCSVLAVREASHGDAALGSRLLVWLFAGASAWFNWVHAPRGFGHAGAPQFFAGMSLSAAVLFDRALKQTRRAALREQGLVPRPLPQIRIVRWLRAPFETYAAWSLMLLEGVRSLDEAVEEVRDTKREAVVNRERQRLASRRERAEIRAINRSHGGWGRARGGPGAHQLEPGSGAEPAIAAGPAEPPAVAAGPLPPGGLPARPGRRTFDLTPDDETMTLPRLDSLEQKLKDLERQFG, from the coding sequence ATGAAACTGTCGGACATACCACTGGGCTGGGCCGTTGCCGCCGTCGCCGTCCTGCTGCCGGGGGCGATCCTGGTGGCTGTCCTGCGCAGCCGGGGAGCCGCGGCCGCGCGCGGCGCGGACTCCTGGGAGCGCACGGAGGAGCGGCGGCGGCGCAAGGAGTCGCTCTACGGGGCCGCCTCCTACACCCTGCTCTTCTGCTGCGCGGCCGTGGCCGCCGCGCTCTCCTTCCACGGCCTGGTCGGCTTCGGCACCCAGAACCTGGGCCTGTCGGGCGGCTGGGAGTACCTGGTCCCGTTCGGCCTGGACGGCGCCGCGATGTTCTGCTCGGTGCTCGCCGTCCGGGAGGCCAGCCACGGTGACGCGGCGCTCGGCTCACGCCTGCTGGTCTGGCTCTTCGCCGGCGCCTCCGCCTGGTTCAACTGGGTGCACGCGCCACGCGGGTTCGGCCACGCGGGCGCCCCGCAGTTCTTCGCCGGGATGTCGCTGTCCGCGGCCGTGCTCTTCGACCGGGCACTGAAACAGACCAGGCGGGCCGCCCTGCGCGAGCAGGGCCTGGTCCCAAGGCCGCTGCCGCAGATCCGGATAGTGCGTTGGCTGCGGGCCCCCTTCGAGACGTACGCGGCCTGGTCCCTGATGCTGCTCGAAGGGGTGCGCAGCCTGGACGAGGCGGTCGAGGAGGTGCGCGACACCAAGCGCGAGGCCGTGGTCAACCGGGAGCGCCAGCGGCTGGCCAGTCGGCGCGAACGGGCCGAGATCCGGGCGATCAACCGCTCGCACGGCGGCTGGGGCCGAGCCAGGGGCGGCCCCGGGGCCCACCAGCTGGAGCCCGGCAGCGGCGCGGAGCCCGCGATAGCGGCGGGCCCCGCGGAGCCCCCCGCCGTCGCGGCCGGCCCGCTCCCGCCCGGCGGCCTGCCGGCCAGGCCCGGGCGACGGACCTTCGACCTGACCCCCGACGACGAGACCATGACGCTGCCCCGGCTCGACTCGCTGGAGCAGAAGCTCAAGGACCTGGAGCGGCAGTTCGGCTGA